DNA from Coffea arabica cultivar ET-39 chromosome 10c, Coffea Arabica ET-39 HiFi, whole genome shotgun sequence:
AAATCCCAACACTCCTCTCCCTCCCTCTGCCAAATCCTCTCAACCTCCCTCCGTTCTCCCATAATCACCCTGCAGCCCTTCTTCCTAGTCTTCTCCATTTTCCCCGACCAACCAGCCACCTTTTACATACATGCAAGCGCAAGTCACGTGCTCACATGAAGGAGGAGTTTTGACTACAAGGACTTGAACCTTTGTATCTTTAGCTATATTTAAAGAATGTGTAATATTGTACTCCGTTGGTCcatagatgattttttttttctctcgaaCACCTTGCTAGTTGAACCGTCCTTTAGTATAGGCTAGTTGAGGAGTAGTACAAATGTTGAAAATTGACCCAAACAAAAAAGTCATGTGCTCACACTTTCATGGGCAAAATTAGAACAAGATTAAAATATCCTTAAAAAATAAGTCCCATGTCCTGCACGTGACATTCTCTCCAATTCATATCATTTTCtccaaaaagaaagcaagaatattaacaaaatttcacatataaattttcaaatcttgataGCCCCCTCCCTCCCTCTACTAAATATCGTGGCCACACTTCCTTCTTTCTCCCACAACTATCCTGCGGCCCTTCTCTCctttcttctccatttttccCCTCAGAACCGGCCATCCTTCTCTCCCTTCTCTACCACTACTCGTAGCCCCTCTCTattccctctctctttctccccATTCCCTTCACCTACTTGACTCTTTCCCCCTTCTTTAAAAGCCCTGCCTTTGATCTAGTTTTGCACGACTAGATTGAGGAGAGAGGAAGGGAGAAGATCACAAGTTGGTGAGGGAGAAAGAGGGGAGATACAATACTTTGAAAATTAGGATTAGGCGGGGGGATTTTTGGGTGGTAAGGGATGGTTTGGTGCTAGGAAGGGGGTGAAGAAGGAAAGATTTATTCTTCAAGCACCAGATTGGGATAGAGGGAAGAGGAGGAAGGATGATAGGCAGTAGTAGGGAGAGTAGCTAGTTGGTGAAGAGAAGGGGAGAGAGTGGCGAGAAGGTGATGGATAGAATCATAGAATTGTCAATAGAGTTGAATTAATTTGAGTTCAGCTTGTtcaaatttaaaaagggttGGGTCTTTTTTACAATTATGTTGGGCTGAATTTGGATCTCAAATAGAGGCCCAAATTTTGACGAGGCTAGTAACACCAACCTCAACTCGATATAAGTACAGCCAACATCTTAAATTTaagttttaaaatattaatatataaacATTTTTAAACAGGCTAGTAATACTAACCTCAACCTAATATAAGTCCAaccaattttttaaattaaattttaaaaaaattcatatataaatgttttaagtgtataaatatttataacctATACAaatcattatttaaaaaattaatactattTATGAATTTTGTAGTACTAATTAAGATTAGTTTGGTAGTAATTGTTAAAAAGgttaatttatttaattaactacttacatttttttgtaatatATACTTCCTTCATTCCATTGAAAGTGTTAAACTTTAAGAAAGTCAAAACACTTTTAGTTTCTCTGTCCAATACAACTCTTTCTTTTAACTATATGTATGTTACcactcaaattcaaaatttgaatttgtaagggtAAGATTGGAAAAAGAAGTATAAACATCACAACCAAatcactatttttaaaaagttaaaTTCCCAAAATATGACAAAATAATTGGGACGGAGGtagtaacattaaaaaaaaacaaatttttttcatttggaTCAAATTCTTGATCTCGGATCCCAATAAATTGGATGCTTGAGCTTAGGCCATAATATTTCAAACTTGAATGTACCAAAAAAAATGCTGATCCGAATTCTTGGGTTTTAAACTAGCCCTAAGTTTGGGCATTTCAAACGCAGCCCAATTAATAGCCCTAGTGGTGGGAGGGCTTTTCTGGGAGGATATTTCttgttcttattattattattatttatctaAGAGTATGAGCACGTAACTTGGGCACGTGTTTCAGCTAGAGATTTCAGACCAAGATCATTTGGTATGAACGagacattattatttttttatatgtgcgggaccaaaaaaaatttttcaaaatgggATGGGCCATTTCTATGGCTTTGTCATTTCCCTCACAAGGCatgaaaatttacaaaattaCACTCTTGGACTAAAACTTTCCTATAATTACAATTTACAAccacttttttttccctctgaTTTCCGGTGTTTGAATGTTGAAGGAAAGGATAATgatataaaatagaaaaataaaagtgaGAAAATTTAAAGTTGAACTTTTGCAAGAATCACaataaaccttttttttttattattattgttcttcaaaagggtatttttgtggTAAAGGATTGATTCTAGTTGGTGGCcacaaatttttgtcaattgatGACTTTGTACTACAAACTTTTAATCCATGATATTGCATTCCAAAGTCTTAGCTGTCAATAGATATGAATCAAGCCTCACATTTTGATTGCTACTAGTTTGTacattgtattttttttttttttttgtaattgtgACATGCTTGGATTCCCATTTCACCTACCATGCTAATGACTAGGTAAAATTAGTACAATGGATGATACATCCTATGTGAATATATGATATAGGGTGGGATTCCTATGAGAGGAAATTGATTTTGGCATATTATTATTTTGCGTCGTTTTATATGTGcgggaccaaaaaaaaattttcaaaatgggACGGGCCATTTCTATGGCTTTGTCATTTCCCTCACAAGGCatgaaaatttacaaaattaCACTCTTGGACTAAAACTTTCCTATAATTACAATTTACAAccgttttttttcccctctgaTTTCCGGTGTTTGAATGTTGAAGGAAAGGATAATgatataaaatagaaaaataaaagtgaGAAAATTTAAAGTTGAACTTTTGCTAGAATCACaataaaccttttttttttattattgttattgtttctcaaaagggtatttttgtggTAAAGGATTGATTCTAGTTGGTGACcacaaatttttgtcaattgatGACTTTGTACTACAAACTTTTAATCCATGATATTGCATTTCCAAAGTCTTAGCTGTCAATAGATATGAATCAAGCCTCACATTTTGATTGCTACTAGTTTGTacgttgtattttttttttttttggtaattgtGACATGCTTGGATTCCCATTTCACCTACCATGCTAATGACTAGGTTAAATTAGTACAATGGATGATACATCCTATGTGAATATATGATATAGGGTGGGATTCCTATGAGAGGAAATTGATTTTGGCATATTATTATTTTGCGTCATTTTATATGTGcgggaccaaaaaaaaaaatttcaaaatgggaTAGGCCATTTCTATGGCTTTGTCATTTCCCTCACAAGGCatgaaaatttacaaaattaCACTCTTGGACTAAAACTTTCCTATAATTACAATTTACAACCGTTTTTTTTCCCATCTGATTTCCGGTGTTTGAATGTTGAAGGAAAGGATAATgatataaaatagaaaaataaaagtgaGAAAATTTAAAGTTGAACTTTTGCTAGAATCACaataaaccttttttttttattattgttattgtttctcaaaagggtatttttgtggTAAAGGATTGATTCTAGTTGGTGACcacaaatttttgtcaattgatGACTTTGTACTACAAACTTTTAATCCATGATATTGCATTTCCAAAGTCTTAGCTGTCAATAGATATGAATCAAGCCTCACATTTTGATTGCTACTAGTTTGTacgttgtatttttttttttttggtaattgtGACATGCTTGGATTCCCATTTCACCTACCATGCTAATGACTAGGTTAAATTAGTACAATGGATGATACATCCTATGTGAATATATGATATAGGGTGGGATTCCTATGAGAGGAAATTGATTTTGGCATATTATTATTTTGCGTCATTTTATATGTGcgggaccaaaaaaaaaatttcaaaatgggaTGGGCCATTTCTATGGCTTTGTCATTTCCCTCACAAGGCatgaaaatttacaaaattaCACTCTTGGACTAAAACTTTCCTATAATTACAATTTACAACCGTTTTTTTTCCCATCTGATTTCCGGTGTTTGAATGTTGAAGGAAAGGATAATgatataaaatagaaaaataaaagtgaGAAAATTTAAAGTTGAACTTTTGCTAGAATCACaataaacctttttttttattattattgttattgtttctcaaaagggtatttttgtggTAAAGGATTGATTCTAGTTGGTGACcacaaatttttgtcaattgatGACTTTGTACTACAAACTTTTAATCCATGATATTGCATTTCCAAAGTCTTAGCTGTCAATAGATATGAATCAAGCCTCACATTTTGATTGCTACTAGTTTGTacgttgtatttttttttttttgtaattgtgACATGCTTGGATTCCCATTTCACCTACCATGCTAATGACTAGGTTAAATTAGTACAATGGATGATACATCCTATGTGAATATATGATATAGGGTGGGATTCCTATGAGAGGAAATTGATTTTGGCATATTATTATTTTGCGTCGTTTTATATGTGcgggaccaaaaaaaaattttcaaaatgggACGGGCCATTTCTATGGCTTTGTCATTTCCCTCACAAGGCatgaaaatttacaaaattaCACTCTTCGACTAAAACTTTCCTATAATTACAATTTACAACCGCTTTTTTTCCCCTCTGATTTCCGGTGTTTGAATGTTGAAGGAAAGGATAATgatataaaatagaaaaataaaagtgaGAAAATTTAAAGTTGAACTTTTGCTAGAATCACaataaaccttttttttttattattattgttattgtttctcaaaagggtatttttgtggTAAAGGATTGATTCTAGTTGGTGACcacaaatttttgtcaattgatGACTTTGTACTACAAACTTTTAATCCATGATATTGCATTTCCAAAGTCTTAGCTGTCAATAGATATGAATCAAGCCTCACATTTTGATTGCTACTAGTTTGTacgttgtatttttttttttttgtaattgtgACATGCTTGGATTCCCATTTCACCTACCATGCTAATGACTAGGTTAAATTAGAACAATGGATGATACATCCTATATGAATATACGATATAGGGTGGGATTAccatagcaattttgttttcttctccaAGCCAGACACAATTTAGACGAAAAAGTCAAGACCAAAATTTCCACTCTTGTGATCTTGTCTAGTCTTTGTTGTCAGTGAATGCTAATCTGGACCGCATGCTTTAACGGGCTTGTTACCGATAGTGAGCTTCCATTTGGCCCACACATGAATGTCCAATTTATTATGAGATGGTCCATTGTTGCTCGGGTTCATACCAATTTTTTCATTTGTATTTTGTATCGTCAATTTCTTCCCATTTCATTGAATACTTACAGCTCCCTTAggcttagtttgggagtttaggatagaaaagaaaagaagagaaagctcAAGTCatgagagaagagaagagattgttatgttgtttgggagttttgagAATTAGTGGAATGATTTTGGACATGGAAGtcattaaatatttattcaaggcatttttaaggacaaaataggcattttagaaaaattaacaaGCTTTCTCCAAACTTTCTCTCCATTCCTTTCCAATTTGGGAGGAAACATTTTTGTCACTATTCATCctctcatttcctttcttttctttcctactTAAAACTATCAAACAAAGGAAAATcactctttctcttcttttctatcCAAATCATTCACTCCCAAATGAACCCTTAGATTTGAGGTGTCAAGGAGGGGGAACAGGACAGGAACGGTTGTGTTAGGTCTTGTCAAGTGCGATTGATGTATTACATGTATAATATGGGTGTATACTTACAAAAACGGTATATTTTATGTATTGATATAATGTACATGAATAAAAATTACGAGCAGAACAAGATTACACAAACATATATTGTATAATGAAAGATGTTCATACTCAAtggtactaaaatatcaacagaAAGATGTTCAAAGATTTAACGAGGGTTTGGAAAACTGTTCTCACATGCATTCCTGTCTAAAATAGCTATTTCTTGCTGGAAAGTCTTCGAAATTTGCTGTCAATACGAGGAATTAGTCATAGTTTTATGTGGCCGGCAGCCGAAGAGCCCCCATATGGGAATCTGTTTTGAAGGTTCAAACAAAAGAGACGAGTTTCTCCATAGTTTGTTTGTAGCTGGTGCATGTAAAGTTTTTAGTTTGCAACAGAAAATGACCTTATAATAGAAATAACCAATCTGCATACAAACACTTGATTTCCTCGACTTGGACAAAAGGAAAAGCAGTTGGACTATTAGAAAGATGACAAGAACATTTCCAGTACTTCCAAAGCCAAATAATGGGGTGTTACATATATGGAGAGATACACAATCAAGATTCTGTCTCTCTCACAtgttttgtttttggttttttaTATAAGTGtaaagaaaaaatcaaagagGCTTTGATTTAATAActaaaattgagatttaaagatttaagggttaaaaacaaaaaagcttcCTGTGGTATACCTAAATTAATACACAGAAAAACCCCCTgtgatttcaaaacatacaaaatgacatctcatgttttgaactaaattgtaaactaacagaattcATTAAACTTAACGAAATTTTTCAAAGAGGCTTTGATTTAATAActaaaattgagatttaaagatttaagggttaaaaacaaaaaagctccATGTGGtatacctaatacacagaaaaatcccccgtggtttcaaaacatacaaaacgacaccccatgttttgaactaaattgtaaactaacagaattcattaaacttaacggaatccggtaaatttaacggaaaacgtaacagaattcgATAAATTTAACGGTAAACTTAACGGAATCCGGTAAATTTAACGGCTGAGACAATCAttttcgttaagtttaacgaattctattaatttacaatttagttcTAAATATGAAATATCGTTTTGTATGTTTGGAAACTATGGGAAACTTTTTTGTGTATTAGGTATATCATAGgcggttttttttgtttttaacccaagATTTAAAGATCTTGAGTTCAAATTCCTATTACCCCTCTTTGCTTGTTAACGGAAATAATCTTATGATCATAAGATAAAATAATGCCACAATAATCCAAGGCAGAAGCGGAGCCAGGACCCAGGAGGGATAACAATCCATCGGGCAATGTAAGGGTTGGATTGAGAATCAATTATATTGGTGATATGTCAAAATCAGGGCCAAGTGCTGGGGTGTGACATTTTTGGAGACATACACAATCAAGATTCTCTTTCTCTCAATTTTTTAtacaagtttttaaaaaaaaaatcaagaagacCCTGATTTACGATTCAGAGGCGCTGAATTCAAATCTTTACTCCCCTCACCCGCTTCTGAATGGAAATAATTTTATGATCATAGGATAAAATAATGCCACTATAATCCGAGAGGATGGTGACGAAGTTGATGGTACAATAAAGATGACTTTTTTTAGGTAGCTTTGAATACTCAGTGTTGATAACTATCAAATTATAAATCAATCCTATACCTACCAAATATTTATTGATTTTTGTATTGGATATAAGTATATGATAGCAGTAAAATCCAATACCAACCAGTTTAGATGAGATGAGAAATCTTGGGATAAATAATCTTGGAATCACaataatcttggaaaatttttgtccaaaaaaagGGTTTAACAGAAAATAcattgcttttattttttattttgtgcaATTCTAGGTTTAGCTAATTAATTAAATTGCAAGGTTTAAAGCAAAAATTCattatttgcagctaaggagggATAAAAGATTTTTTCAAAGAAGATTGTTCACTCTTCAAAGAGTGTATATTCAGAAAGGGGAGATAATTAGTCTAATATTCAtgtgggtatatatatatatatatatataactatcACAACATAAAAACTTTCACAATGCCAACGTATGTAGCACTCTCTTTTGTTGTATGTGTGGCCATATCATGGTCAAAAACTAATCCTTAGGAGAATTACACAAGTTGGACACGTCTCAAGTTATGTCATCCCTACAATGATTTGTGATTGTCATTTTCTAACTCTTCTTACGTTGGACTTAATCATGTACTAAGATTCTAATTTATGAGCCCCTAGTGATGGCTACAGGGCAGGTTTCGGGCGGGGACCCCTCCCCCGGCCCTGCCCCACTGCCCACTATTTCCCCCTGCCCCGCCCCGCTTCCTCGGCGGAGTTAATAAAAACTCGTTGtaattaaattttaacaaataattaaggattaaaatatcaacacatcaccaagttATCATCCATTGTAATTTCATAAttaaaacttataaaaataatcaaacaaaaattatttgaatacaatccaaaatgatgaaacaaatgcaaataacgtagtcaagttttcacttttgaaataattacaattactaaattaatattctatttttttgagaaaaaagtgttattgcgTTAAGTGTAATTAaggatttagtataaatatattagtaaatttagtataactaattaataatttttattagtagacatatataattattagtataattaataatattaattatgttacatatactaatatacattatataatacttatagctaataatatcattattataagtttgtaactaattaaattaaatattatatatatacacacatataaatatatatatatatattaatgggTGGCGTGGCAGGAGATGGCCCCCGCCCCCTGCCCCATTAGCCCCCGGATACCCGCCACGATTGTCATCCTACGAGCCTCCAATCACAAGGGAGATGAAAAAGGCATAATCCTGCGGATATATAAGAACGTCATTGAAGAATTCAGTAGTGAAAGGAAGAAGGGTAGAGATTTAGTAGCTGGGATCATGAGCTCTTCTATGAAAAATTCTAGTCTGGAAAAGAGTGATACTGTGGCCAAGAATGAGGAAATTGAGTATAAAGGAGTCAGAGCCCTACCTTACATTATCGGTAGCAAATTAATGCCATGACAGAAGTTTCTTCGTGCTGTCAGAATTACTGCTTTTTCCTAACAAATTTTATCGCAAAAACTGAAATCTTGCAGGAAATGAAGCCTTTGAGAAGCTGGGAACAATTGGAACTTTATGGAACCTCTTGGTGTATCTGACCACTGTCTTTAACATGAACACTATCGCTGCAACTAATATGGTTAACATCTTTAGTGGTACAAGCAATTTTGGAACCTTGGTGGGAGCTTTCTTATGTGATACTTATTTTGGTCGTTACAATATGCTAGCCTTCTCTTCGGTAGCATCTGTCTTGGTAAAACTTCTACCATCCTCGCCTCCCATGTTGttttctccttgaatataaaaCTGAAGTGAACTTcatattgatgattttttttaggGAGGTATAGCCATAGCAAATTTGGGTCTAAATATTAAGAATTCACATCTGTTTTAATGTTCTTTCAATCTGAACTCAGGGGATGATTTGTTTAAGTCTATCTGCGGCGATTCCTCAGTTGCATCCACCTTCCTGTGAAGCAAAAAGCAGCACGTGTAAAGGGCCAACAGCAGGGCAATACACTTTCTTGGTAACTGGTTTTGGATTTCTTGTCCTTGGAGCTGCTGGCATAAGACCATGTAACTTGGCCTTTGGTGCAGATCAATTTAATCCCAATACTGAATCTGGGAGGAGGGGGATTAATAATTTCTTTAATTGGTATTATTTCACCTTTACATTTGCGGTGATGGTATCCCTGACAGTAATTGTGTACGTACAATCTAACATCAATTGGGCTATAGGATTAGGAATTCCTgcatttttgatgtttttgtcCTGTGTTTTCTTCTTCGTGGGAAAAAGAATGTATGTGGTGATAATGCCACAGGGTAGTCCCTTGACAAGTATAGCGCAGGTCATGCTGGCTGCAAGCAAAAAGAGGCAATTGCATTTACCAGATCAGCCATCGGAGTCTCTCTTTGATTACATATCCCCGAACTCGCCTAACTCAAAGCTTCCATACACCGATCAATTCAAGTAATGTCTTAAAAGACTCCCAGCTTCTTCAATGTTCTCGAAAAAATGAAACTTTATCCAGTTTTTAACACTCCTAAAGTAAATGCTCCTTTCATTCTACCTTTAACAAGCTGTATAAAACCCCTCAGGTTTCTCAACAGAGCAGCAATCATAACATCTGAAGATCGTATCAACAGCGATGGCTCAGCATCCAATCCTTGGAAACTTTGCAGTATTCAGCAGGTGGAAGAAATGAAGTGTGTGGTTAGAGTGCTTCCGATATGGATTGCCGGCATCATATATTACGTTGTCCTGAACCAGCTGCAGACTTTTGTAGTTTTCCAAGCGACACAAGCCGATAGACGTGTAGGACATGCCAACTTCAAAATTCCAGCAGCATCTTACCAAATCTTTCAGATGTTGAGCCTTACGATATGGATACCCATATATGACAGGATCATGATTCCATGTTTACGAAAAATTaccaaggaagaaaatggtatCACTGTCCTTCAAAGAATGGGCTTTGGCATTATAGTTGGAATAGCCACCATGATCCTATCTGGTGCAGTGGAAGAGTGGAGGAGAAGAGTAGCTCTTACTGAGCCAACAATAGGCGTTGCACCGAGAAAAGGCAAAATTTCTTCCTTGAGTGCCTCTTGGTTCATACCTCAGTTGGCCCTATTAGGGATTTCAGAAGGGTTTACTCTCATTGCTCAAATTGAATTCTTCTACAAACAGTTCCCTGAAAACATGAGAAGTTTTGCTGGATCTTGCTTGTTTTGTGGTTTCGCATTGTCTAATTATTTGTGCAGCTTAATAATAACAGTTGTCCACAAGGTGACCAAAGATGCATCAGGCGGAAATTGGCTAGATCAAGACCTCAACAAGGCAAGATTGGATTACTTTTACTACCTGATCGCTGCTTTGGAGGTCATAAACTTCGGATACTTCATGATTTGTGCTACCTGGTACAAGTACAAAGGATCACAGGCCAAGAGCAGCCATGAGATTGCCATGGAAAAAACAAACACGAAAAGCAGCCCTACATGTACGCATGCTTCAAGTCAAGTTTGATGTCACTGGAGGCAGGAAAAATAGCAGCTACTTGTCCTAATGATACAAGTTGGTAAGCCTAGAGGGATGGGAGGGGAAAACAAGTACGCAGAACAAGAAGAGTCAAACAATTTGGCTCTAaatttcaagaagatttctCTCAGTTTCTATCATATATCTATCAGCTGAGGTCATCACTTTTGGTCTTAGCTTAAAGCTTGATTTGAACATAATGACCGAAAGTTCAGCTTTTATTAGTTAAATGACAAATTTGACTGAAGAAAAGTTTTTTTGTGTAGACCAAATTGGCTGAAGAAAAGTTTAAGTAACCAAAACAGGAATATCAAATAGTACAGTTATCTTCCACGCCATTTACTTcacaaaaaaaagtaaaaaaattgattatgaGTTTTGTACTAAAGATGTGagtcaaaataatcaaataagacATGCTCAAATTGAGTCTATTGTAATAAAGTATAAGTTTTGCTAAGTGGTCAAGTTTGAAAGAACAATTTCAAAATATGGTGAACATACTGAATTCTAACTCTGAAAACATCAAACCATGCTAATCTATCATAATTGTAACCCCAACTGAGATTTCCTTGGATTAACTCAAAAATTCTCCATGGTACAAGCCACCGGATTCTGAAATTACATCTTATATCTCaagtaattcaaaatttaactGCAGAagtgatttgtcaagaaactaTTACACAGTAAAATCACCTGTCAAATTCCCATTAGACAATCACCATTAAACAAGAGTCCTCATCTTTCTTACATGCAATAAAGGAAGCAGTTCTCCTCCCCCAAGGGAGATTAAGGGGAGTAACATACCGACCTCAGTTAAAGTGAGATCTTGCATGGAATTATAAGTCCCAAGAGTCCACTTTCATGCACAACAAACAGATCTCTGTTTTAGTTTTCTGCACCAAATTGTGGCAAATTCACTAAACTAGTGCAAAAGAGACTCAGGGAGCTTGTACAAGTTATTCAAGTTTTAATAATTATGGGGCAAGTCcctctccaatttctttttatttcaatCAAATCCTAGTTAACTATTGGGTTCATATGACTTATCCTTTGCGTGGGTGTAAACACATGGGCAGTGAGCTTCGTACCACAACGGCCCAAATACATcactatttatttttctctgtCAAAAACCTTTTTGATCTTccttattattttttgttatagtTTGCTAAACTAAATTCCAGTTGTTAAAGTCAtcaacaaaaaaatcaaaagccaATTTCTTTGCCTTAGAAGAGAACTTCTTTGCCCTGGTATATTCTTTTGAAATTGATAAAAGTTAAAGTGATGATTGATAATTAATCTATTTTATATTACTTTATATGGATGTCAAATTCAAAACTTTTATCATTTCTATCCAATTTATCactttataattataatattgtAAGGCAAGAGTATAAAAAGTTCGTGTAAATAGTAATCTATACTCTATAgttgcaatgaaaatttttaaaacttgaggGTGTCAATGACCCCACTTGGTTTATATGGCTCTAGTAGTGCTTCCACAGATGAATCATCATGGATACACGCAAAAGGGATTCACGGAACCGGCAGCAGGTACGGAATCATCAAGCGATGTAATTAGAGAGTTAGAGAGGGATATACAATTAAATTGCAAGTTTTTCTACTATCTCAGCACCCAAGTTCAGTTGCACTCGTAGCCacaaaattcatacatgcaaAGACAATAAAgataatttagaaaattttgatgaattctTTTTGTAGTCATGGTGGAGAAAAAACTTGTGATATGGATGAagaaacagaattttttttgactagtcaaagaaagaagaaattataGAATTTGCGCGTACActtgaagataaagaatttgTGACTCAAGAAGAAATCTCACATGTGATTGAGAAAAAAAGTAAAGACATTGATGAAATTAAAGATGTGATTGAAGATCATGACgatgtagaatttttttattttgtcaaggttgataaattttttgaagAGGAAAATCAAATGATAGAGTTGGTTGAGATCAATTGTAGAGTGGACAAATTAATTGAAGATTGTGGTACTGCTAAAGTTGATACAGTTGTTAGTGTggaaaaattaaagcaaaatcaTGGTGATGTTGAAAATCTTAGTGGTGAAAATTATTACTTTTTGCTGTTGGGAGATTTTCTTAGTGACGTGAAGAATTAAATTATAAAGTATGCAAGTAGCTATGGGTGAACATGTTTGACTTTTTTCATAGAAGTgatcaaacaaagaaattgttCGAGAAGTATAAGTTTCGTCCACTATTGCACGTGAAGATGAAATTAAAGATCTATTGTAAGTTGGTGTTTTACGTCATTTCTGTTGTGACCGAGTTGTTCATGGAAATTCAACCTCGTAATGGCATTGGAGATGACAACATCAAGAGTTTAGTTTAAGAGGGGTaatgaaggaaattaaaccaaatTATCTTAGtatttagtttcctaattgtttAAGTTTCTTGTTTTGGCGTCCTATTTATTTAGTTTCCATATTAGTTTAGAAAATCTCAAGTTAGATCCAAATAAGTTTCGACTTATAATTGTGTTTGTTTAGGAACTTTAGCAATATATAAATACTATTAGAGTAGTGG
Protein-coding regions in this window:
- the LOC113713810 gene encoding protein NRT1/ PTR FAMILY 2.11; protein product: MSSSMKNSSLEKSDTVAKNEEIEYKGVRALPYIIGNEAFEKLGTIGTLWNLLVYLTTVFNMNTIAATNMVNIFSGTSNFGTLVGAFLCDTYFGRYNMLAFSSVASVLGMICLSLSAAIPQLHPPSCEAKSSTCKGPTAGQYTFLVTGFGFLVLGAAGIRPCNLAFGADQFNPNTESGRRGINNFFNWYYFTFTFAVMVSLTVIVYVQSNINWAIGLGIPAFLMFLSCVFFFVGKRMYVVIMPQGSPLTSIAQVMLAASKKRQLHLPDQPSESLFDYISPNSPNSKLPYTDQFKFLNRAAIITSEDRINSDGSASNPWKLCSIQQVEEMKCVVRVLPIWIAGIIYYVVLNQLQTFVVFQATQADRRVGHANFKIPAASYQIFQMLSLTIWIPIYDRIMIPCLRKITKEENGITVLQRMGFGIIVGIATMILSGAVEEWRRRVALTEPTIGVAPRKGKISSLSASWFIPQLALLGISEGFTLIAQIEFFYKQFPENMRSFAGSCLFCGFALSNYLCSLIITVVHKVTKDASGGNWLDQDLNKARLDYFYYLIAALEVINFGYFMICATWYKYKGSQAKSSHEIAMEKTNTKSSPTCTHASSQV